The Haloplanus salinarum genome includes a region encoding these proteins:
- a CDS encoding TRAM domain-containing protein: MEISEELECLFSASIVEQDGSSVIEVPERELQLGDLQQGETYRVALVSSPTQSEPEQTEQAEPESQQQRQPPEPPVEEGETREVEIEDLGEQGDGITRVERGFVVIVPDTKKSERVNIEITDVRQNVAFAEVVDRLSYYE; this comes from the coding sequence ATGGAGATTTCTGAAGAACTCGAATGTTTGTTTTCAGCCTCGATCGTAGAACAGGACGGGTCGTCCGTGATTGAGGTCCCCGAGCGCGAACTGCAACTGGGTGACTTACAGCAAGGAGAAACATATCGCGTCGCACTCGTATCTTCTCCGACACAGAGCGAGCCGGAACAGACCGAACAGGCTGAACCGGAATCACAGCAACAGCGTCAGCCACCGGAGCCACCAGTTGAGGAAGGTGAGACTCGGGAAGTCGAGATCGAAGACCTCGGCGAACAGGGTGATGGCATCACTCGAGTTGAACGTGGCTTCGTCGTAATCGTGCCTGATACCAAAAAGAGTGAGCGAGTCAACATTGAGATCACCGATGTACGGCAAAACGTCGCTTTCGCTGAGGTCGTCGACCGGTTGAGTTACTACGAGTGA